From Echinicola jeungdonensis, the proteins below share one genomic window:
- the lon gene encoding endopeptidase La — MNKNDSPLYQSLIMGDFAGEGDLIHLITDEEEEGQTQPEDFSDEIPILSVRNTVLFPGVVIPITVGRERSIRLVKKAQKGNKMIGVCAQVNPNNDDPSWEDIYHVGTIAKIIKMIVLPDGNTTIIIQGKTRFKIKETLREDPYFEAKVEYLEESFPDNNKEIDALEESLKDAAGKILQLNPEIPREAQVALDNIDSTAFLTHFLSSNINAPVEAKQKLLEINDGLERATLLLEYMMKDIQMLELKSEIHKKVHTDIDQQQRDYFLRQQMKVLQTELGEEGPEKEVEELRAKGKKKNWPPEVAKHFEKELDKILRINPSAAEYPIALNYAEVMVELPWDETTPDNFDLKRAKDILDNDHYGLDKVKDRIIEYLAVLKLKRDLKGPILCLYGPPGVGKTSLGKSIAKALGRKYVRMSLGGLHDEAEIRGHRKTYVGAMPGKIIQSMKKVKTSNPVYVLDEVDKLSSDFRGDPSSALLEVLDPEQNSTFVDNFLEVEYDLSKVLFIATANSLETIQPALRDRMEVIEVTGYTMEEKVEICKKHLIPKQRKEHGLKAKDVSFDKKAIVKIIEDYTRESGVRNLERTIGTVIRNVAKSIAMEEEYQKKITPAMVRKILGGEIFDKEIYQDNSVAGVVTGLAWTSVGGEILFIETSLSKGKGKLTLSGQLGDVMKESAMTAISYLRSRADSLGIDNRIFDQYDLHVHVPAGAVPKDGPSAGITMLTALASLYTQRKVKAKLAMTGEITLRGKVMPVGGIKEKILAAKRAGIKEIVLCNRNKKDIEEIDKKYLEGVKFHFVDKVDEVLDIALLKVKVDYPLKLTFEKSDKAVEA, encoded by the coding sequence ATGAACAAAAACGACAGTCCACTATACCAATCTTTGATCATGGGGGATTTTGCCGGAGAAGGTGATTTGATCCATTTGATCACGGATGAAGAGGAAGAAGGACAAACCCAGCCCGAAGATTTTTCAGATGAAATTCCGATTCTTTCCGTAAGGAATACCGTTTTGTTCCCAGGGGTGGTAATACCCATCACTGTGGGGAGAGAGCGTTCCATAAGATTGGTCAAAAAAGCCCAAAAGGGCAATAAAATGATTGGGGTGTGTGCCCAGGTCAACCCCAATAACGATGACCCCTCTTGGGAGGATATTTACCATGTAGGGACCATTGCAAAAATCATAAAAATGATTGTATTGCCAGATGGAAATACAACCATTATTATCCAGGGCAAAACGCGATTCAAGATAAAAGAAACTTTGCGGGAGGATCCTTATTTTGAAGCTAAGGTGGAATATTTGGAGGAAAGCTTCCCGGATAATAATAAGGAAATTGATGCCCTTGAAGAATCCCTTAAAGATGCTGCAGGTAAAATCCTCCAGCTGAATCCTGAAATTCCAAGGGAGGCTCAGGTAGCCTTGGATAATATTGACAGTACTGCATTTCTGACTCATTTTCTTTCTTCCAATATCAATGCTCCAGTAGAGGCCAAGCAAAAGCTTTTGGAGATCAATGATGGCCTGGAACGGGCTACTTTGTTGCTGGAATATATGATGAAAGATATCCAGATGCTGGAACTTAAAAGTGAGATTCACAAAAAGGTCCACACGGATATTGACCAGCAACAAAGGGATTACTTCCTTCGTCAGCAGATGAAAGTTTTGCAGACTGAGTTGGGAGAGGAAGGTCCTGAGAAGGAAGTGGAAGAACTCCGGGCAAAAGGGAAAAAGAAAAATTGGCCCCCTGAGGTAGCTAAACATTTTGAAAAGGAACTGGATAAAATCCTCCGAATTAATCCCTCTGCAGCAGAATACCCCATAGCATTAAATTATGCTGAGGTAATGGTGGAATTGCCCTGGGATGAAACTACCCCGGATAATTTCGACCTTAAAAGAGCTAAGGACATATTGGATAATGACCATTATGGTTTGGATAAGGTCAAAGACAGAATCATAGAATACTTGGCTGTCCTGAAATTAAAAAGAGATTTGAAAGGGCCTATTCTTTGTTTATATGGCCCTCCGGGTGTGGGGAAAACCTCCCTGGGGAAATCCATTGCCAAAGCCCTTGGCAGGAAATATGTCCGCATGTCACTAGGCGGGCTTCATGATGAAGCAGAGATTAGAGGCCATAGAAAAACCTATGTAGGAGCGATGCCGGGCAAGATCATCCAAAGCATGAAAAAGGTCAAAACATCCAATCCAGTTTATGTTTTGGATGAAGTGGACAAGTTGAGCTCCGATTTTAGAGGGGACCCATCTTCTGCTTTGTTGGAAGTGCTTGATCCAGAGCAAAACAGCACCTTTGTAGATAACTTCCTGGAAGTTGAATATGACCTTTCCAAGGTTTTGTTCATTGCTACTGCCAACTCATTGGAAACTATTCAGCCCGCCCTAAGGGATAGGATGGAAGTAATAGAGGTGACCGGATATACCATGGAGGAAAAGGTTGAAATATGTAAAAAGCATTTGATTCCTAAGCAAAGAAAAGAGCATGGATTGAAAGCAAAGGATGTTAGCTTTGATAAAAAGGCCATTGTCAAAATCATTGAAGACTATACCCGTGAATCTGGTGTACGGAACCTTGAAAGGACCATTGGTACAGTGATTCGAAATGTGGCCAAGTCCATTGCCATGGAGGAAGAATACCAGAAAAAAATCACTCCTGCCATGGTCCGTAAGATTCTTGGTGGGGAAATCTTTGATAAGGAAATTTACCAGGACAACAGTGTTGCCGGAGTAGTTACCGGTCTTGCCTGGACTTCCGTAGGAGGGGAAATTTTGTTTATAGAAACTTCCTTGAGTAAAGGGAAAGGTAAATTAACCCTTTCCGGTCAATTGGGCGATGTGATGAAAGAATCAGCTATGACAGCCATTTCTTATCTTCGGTCCCGGGCAGATTCCCTGGGTATCGATAATAGGATATTTGACCAATATGACCTGCACGTCCATGTTCCAGCAGGTGCAGTTCCTAAAGATGGGCCTTCCGCAGGGATTACTATGTTGACAGCTTTGGCTTCCTTATACACCCAAAGGAAAGTGAAGGCCAAACTGGCCATGACAGGAGAAATAACCCTTAGGGGGAAAGTGATGCCTGTGGGTGGCATTAAAGAAAAAATCCTGGCTGCGAAGCGTGCAGGTATCAAGGAAATTGTTTTATGTAATAGAAACAAGAAGGATATTGAGGAAATCGATAAAAAATACCTAGAAGGGGTGAAATTCCATTTTGTGGATAAAGTGGATGAAGTGTTGGACATAGCGCTGCTTAAAGTCAAAGTGGATTACCCCCTGAAATTGACTTTTGAAAAGTCTGATAAAGCGGTTGAAGCCTGA